The following are encoded together in the Planctobacterium marinum genome:
- a CDS encoding DUF481 domain-containing protein, with product MKKLLLVAALSSCGFSYAEEQKDFTLDGELGLIFTTGNTETTSVKGRLSATHELTDWSNEYLIEGLYKEEEVENDLGEDERQTSAQRYFLSAQGNYKLENPQNRLFAFASYEDDRFTSFDYQATLAGGWNSVWFESPTQKFTYSVGPGYSFAEKTNGEDASGFIVRGAVNYSWKISDTANFKQIISTEVGSDNTKSKSETSVSAKLAEALSMKFSVILKHNTEVDDGVDNLDTETAATLVYTFF from the coding sequence ATGAAAAAATTACTGTTAGTAGCAGCACTGAGCAGCTGTGGCTTTTCTTATGCTGAAGAACAAAAAGATTTTACCTTAGATGGTGAATTAGGGCTTATCTTCACAACGGGTAACACAGAAACGACTTCCGTTAAGGGCCGATTGAGTGCCACTCATGAGTTAACCGACTGGAGTAACGAGTACCTGATTGAGGGCTTGTATAAGGAAGAGGAAGTTGAGAATGACCTTGGCGAAGACGAGCGCCAGACATCTGCACAGCGTTATTTTTTGTCAGCACAAGGAAATTACAAATTAGAGAACCCGCAAAACCGTTTGTTCGCCTTTGCGTCCTATGAAGACGACCGCTTCACCAGTTTTGATTATCAGGCTACCCTCGCAGGTGGTTGGAACAGCGTTTGGTTTGAATCTCCCACTCAGAAATTTACTTACAGTGTTGGTCCGGGTTATTCCTTCGCAGAAAAAACTAACGGTGAGGATGCCAGTGGTTTTATCGTCCGTGGTGCAGTTAACTATTCGTGGAAAATTTCTGACACTGCCAATTTTAAACAAATAATCAGTACTGAAGTTGGTAGTGACAATACTAAATCTAAGTCTGAAACCTCTGTTTCTGCCAAGTTGGCTGAGGCGCTTTCCATGAAGTTTTCAGTGATATTGAAACACAACACCGAAGTCGACGATGGTGTGGATAATCTGGATACGGAAACCGCAGCAACTCTGGTTTACACCTTTTTCTAA
- a CDS encoding Crp/Fnr family transcriptional regulator codes for MPQSQQHLDFPTFFSMLNQPVKQALLNAGALVQYEDKQLIHQRGSNKAGLSVVIEGAVFAGITDAQGKQLIVAMLGKGHCFGEFSLFSELNRTHDISSIGKTTLCQIAKPVFFRLFQQYPELAEALLKTSLARLHIVLESMDALRRLPLLEKTIKMILIMSYTSGFKDVIPCRQEELANTIGVSRVALGKALKHLEQEGLLELAYGKLIIQGRDKLEAWLVARDRGTIMS; via the coding sequence ATGCCTCAATCACAACAGCACTTAGATTTTCCCACCTTTTTTTCCATGCTAAACCAGCCAGTCAAACAAGCGCTACTCAATGCAGGTGCGTTAGTGCAATACGAAGACAAACAATTAATACATCAGCGCGGTAGTAACAAAGCTGGTTTATCCGTTGTTATTGAGGGTGCCGTGTTTGCAGGTATCACTGATGCACAAGGCAAACAACTCATCGTTGCTATGCTGGGAAAAGGACATTGTTTTGGCGAATTTAGTTTATTCTCCGAGCTTAACCGAACCCACGATATAAGCTCGATAGGTAAAACAACGCTGTGCCAAATAGCAAAACCTGTGTTTTTTCGCCTCTTTCAACAATACCCCGAATTAGCCGAAGCTCTGTTAAAAACGTCACTGGCACGATTACACATTGTCCTTGAATCTATGGACGCTTTGCGCCGTCTTCCCTTGTTGGAAAAAACAATAAAAATGATTTTAATCATGAGTTATACATCAGGTTTCAAAGATGTAATCCCTTGTCGCCAGGAAGAACTAGCAAACACCATTGGAGTATCGCGAGTGGCGCTGGGCAAAGCCCTCAAGCATTTAGAGCAAGAAGGCTTATTAGAGCTGGCTTATGGAAAGCTCATTATTCAGGGAAGAGATAAATTAGAGGCCTGGTTAGTTGCACGAGACAGAGGCACGATTATGAGTTAA
- a CDS encoding 2Fe-2S iron-sulfur cluster-binding protein codes for MMNSQNSVFHEGELAIQERLGVAEKMAQFGKMVIRDYMPKQHCDFYQQLPMIFTGHQDSQGQVWASVLSAKPGFIKTPNNKSLRISAPLLPGDPLAETLKQNVRDRELRLGLLGIELETRRRNRLSAKVKSNIESEIELDVLQTFGNCPQYIQSRELSYYESAQSARVSSFHHFDALAIELISGSDTFFVASSSGEAKDETHGADVSHRGGNPGFIKVESDTELLIPDFTGNNHYNTLGNFQLNPAAGLLFIDFKTGDVLTLTGKAEIVWQHSLKAHFKGAERFWRFRLTAGHHIQYAFPWRFTLQSWSPNTLMTGTWQEAESNAAAELQRNQWHKFTVTEIKDESPTIRSFWLSSEKISAPEFKAGQFITVRAKIRGEIVSRNYSVSSSPHEKRIRISVKKYGIFSRWLHGNISSGDELEIRLPQGQFFLETSDKPAILLSAGVGITPMISMFRYSVQESLRARKPREILMINTFSKVSEQAFVEEINQLSSQTEGYAKAIWAVTSAETNTRAGKDYSVDGRIDQSLLQQVLPLGSYHFYLCGPATFMQDMYDLLIRLGVPDKDIKAESFGPASLKRVKQIVQAESQKAIVSEVAENAVVSFTQSQVEQTWSPEDGNLLDFAEAHGLTPEFGCRAGSCGSCIVNITQGEVVHDKSKTFATEKDEILLCCAKPRKGKDDQPVKVSITI; via the coding sequence ATGATGAATAGCCAAAATAGCGTTTTCCACGAGGGTGAATTAGCGATTCAAGAACGATTAGGCGTTGCCGAAAAAATGGCGCAATTCGGTAAAATGGTTATCAGAGACTACATGCCGAAACAACATTGCGACTTTTATCAACAATTGCCTATGATTTTTACTGGCCATCAAGATAGTCAGGGACAGGTTTGGGCGTCTGTACTGTCCGCTAAACCCGGTTTCATTAAAACTCCGAACAACAAATCTCTGAGAATTTCAGCTCCCCTGTTACCCGGAGACCCTCTTGCTGAGACTCTAAAACAAAACGTGCGCGATAGAGAACTGCGCTTAGGCTTACTGGGAATTGAACTGGAAACTCGGCGCAGAAACCGTTTATCCGCCAAAGTAAAAAGCAATATTGAGAGCGAGATAGAATTAGATGTGCTGCAAACTTTCGGTAATTGCCCACAATACATACAAAGTCGAGAACTGAGCTATTACGAATCTGCGCAGTCAGCTCGGGTATCGAGCTTTCACCATTTTGATGCTCTTGCGATAGAGTTGATTAGTGGCAGCGACACCTTTTTTGTTGCCAGCAGTAGCGGTGAAGCAAAGGATGAAACCCATGGTGCAGATGTCTCTCATAGAGGCGGTAACCCCGGATTCATAAAAGTGGAATCGGATACCGAACTCTTGATCCCCGATTTTACTGGCAATAATCACTACAATACACTGGGAAATTTCCAGCTAAACCCAGCTGCGGGTTTGCTCTTTATCGACTTTAAAACAGGTGATGTGCTTACCCTGACAGGAAAAGCAGAGATTGTATGGCAACATTCGCTAAAAGCGCATTTTAAAGGTGCGGAGCGATTCTGGCGCTTTAGGTTGACCGCAGGACACCATATACAATATGCCTTCCCTTGGCGTTTTACATTGCAGAGTTGGTCGCCGAATACACTGATGACGGGTACCTGGCAGGAAGCGGAGTCGAATGCCGCAGCGGAGCTACAAAGAAATCAATGGCACAAATTCACTGTAACAGAAATAAAAGATGAAAGTCCCACCATACGTTCGTTTTGGCTGAGTTCCGAAAAGATAAGCGCACCTGAATTTAAGGCAGGTCAATTTATCACCGTTCGGGCAAAAATAAGGGGCGAAATTGTCAGTCGAAACTATTCGGTATCCAGTTCGCCTCATGAAAAGCGCATTCGCATCAGTGTGAAAAAATACGGAATATTTTCCCGATGGTTACATGGCAATATCAGCTCAGGAGATGAGCTGGAAATCAGACTTCCACAGGGACAGTTTTTTCTGGAAACATCAGACAAGCCTGCAATTCTATTGTCTGCAGGCGTAGGCATTACCCCCATGATATCGATGTTTCGTTACAGCGTGCAAGAAAGCCTGCGCGCCAGAAAGCCTCGGGAAATCCTCATGATTAATACCTTCTCCAAAGTGAGTGAGCAGGCATTTGTTGAAGAAATCAATCAGCTGAGTAGCCAAACAGAGGGCTATGCAAAGGCCATTTGGGCTGTCACCTCTGCAGAGACCAATACGCGAGCAGGCAAAGATTATTCAGTGGATGGCCGTATTGACCAAAGCCTTTTGCAACAAGTTTTGCCATTGGGAAGTTACCACTTTTATTTGTGTGGCCCCGCAACGTTCATGCAAGATATGTATGACCTGTTAATACGATTAGGCGTGCCAGATAAAGACATAAAAGCGGAATCTTTCGGTCCTGCAAGTCTTAAGCGAGTCAAACAAATTGTTCAGGCAGAATCTCAGAAAGCGATAGTTTCAGAGGTAGCTGAAAATGCAGTGGTAAGCTTTACCCAATCACAAGTAGAGCAAACATGGAGCCCTGAAGACGGTAATTTGCTGGATTTCGCCGAAGCCCACGGATTAACACCCGAGTTTGGCTGCCGAGCTGGAAGTTGCGGCAGCTGTATAGTGAACATAACGCAAGGGGAAGTCGTGCATGACAAATCAAAAACGTTTGCCACTGAGAAAGATGAGATATTGTTATGCTGCGCCAAACCAAGGAAAGGAAAAGACGACCAGCCTGTGAAAGTGAGTATAACAATATGA
- a CDS encoding LysR family transcriptional regulator — MDKLEMMRVFAVVARHGSFTKASTELDMAVQTVSKYVKALEEGLDVQLFNRTTRKVSLNDSGKAYLEKCLDLLEQFDELESSVRFQHAAPKGRIKISAPTSFGELHLTPALRDFLQIYPDIKLEVDLSNRRVALVEEGFDMALRIGQLPDSSMIAKKLTSMRMTVCASPDYLAKYGTPSHPRELVHHNCFVDQNLRHGRHWHFIENGQEFKVEVHGNFESNSPGSMRRMTLAGLGIGFCPMYVISQDLVAGRLIPLFEENEAYLYGVYAIYPHRKHLSHRVRVLVDFLATRFRQMH, encoded by the coding sequence TTGGATAAATTAGAGATGATGCGAGTTTTCGCTGTGGTGGCGCGTCACGGGAGTTTTACCAAAGCCTCAACAGAGCTGGATATGGCAGTACAAACCGTCAGTAAATATGTAAAAGCCCTGGAAGAGGGCCTTGATGTGCAACTGTTTAATCGCACTACTCGAAAAGTTTCCCTCAATGACAGTGGCAAGGCATATCTGGAGAAATGCCTTGATCTTCTGGAGCAATTCGATGAACTGGAATCTTCCGTCAGATTTCAGCATGCCGCGCCCAAAGGACGAATCAAAATTTCTGCGCCCACGTCTTTTGGCGAGTTGCATCTGACGCCCGCACTTAGGGACTTTTTGCAAATTTATCCTGACATCAAGTTAGAAGTTGATTTATCCAATCGCAGGGTGGCACTGGTGGAAGAGGGGTTTGATATGGCGCTGCGCATCGGACAGCTCCCGGATTCTTCGATGATTGCAAAAAAACTTACTTCTATGCGAATGACGGTTTGTGCTTCTCCAGACTATCTCGCCAAGTATGGAACACCTTCACATCCTCGTGAATTAGTGCATCACAATTGTTTTGTGGATCAAAATTTACGTCATGGCCGGCATTGGCACTTTATTGAAAATGGGCAGGAATTCAAGGTAGAAGTACATGGTAACTTTGAATCTAACTCGCCTGGTTCTATGCGTCGAATGACTTTGGCAGGGTTGGGAATTGGGTTTTGTCCCATGTATGTAATTAGTCAGGATCTGGTGGCGGGTAGACTCATTCCACTATTCGAAGAGAACGAGGCCTATCTTTATGGTGTGTACGCCATTTACCCACATCGCAAGCATCTGTCTCATCGTGTCAGGGTACTTGTGGATTTCTTAGCCACGCGTTTCCGTCAGATGCATTGA
- a CDS encoding glutathione S-transferase family protein, with translation MKIYDLELSGHAHRARLFANLLGLEYNLIPVDLLNGAHKQPEYLAKNPFGQVPALEDGDVTVYDSNAILVYLASKYDSDRTWLPVSPELAAQVQVWLSKAANELHHGPATARLITVFGAGYDPDVTIQKANALLNIMNEHLQNRTWFVGNNPTIADIALYSYTAHAPEGGVNLAHYPNIVNWLQKVEGLPGFIAMPTTETDAKKALAA, from the coding sequence ATGAAAATTTATGACTTAGAATTATCTGGCCATGCTCACAGAGCGCGTTTATTCGCCAATCTTTTGGGTTTGGAATACAACCTTATTCCAGTCGATTTGCTTAATGGCGCTCACAAGCAACCCGAGTATCTAGCCAAAAATCCCTTCGGACAGGTACCCGCTTTAGAAGATGGTGACGTTACCGTCTATGACTCAAATGCGATACTGGTGTATCTGGCCAGCAAATACGATAGCGACAGAACGTGGCTGCCGGTATCACCGGAACTGGCCGCGCAAGTTCAAGTTTGGTTATCAAAAGCAGCAAACGAACTGCATCATGGTCCCGCAACTGCAAGACTTATCACGGTTTTCGGTGCCGGATATGATCCGGATGTAACCATTCAAAAGGCCAATGCGTTGTTAAACATCATGAATGAGCATCTACAAAATCGCACCTGGTTTGTCGGTAACAACCCCACCATCGCCGATATTGCACTATATTCCTACACTGCCCATGCGCCAGAAGGTGGTGTGAATCTGGCTCACTATCCGAACATTGTTAATTGGCTACAAAAAGTTGAAGGCCTGCCTGGCTTTATTGCCATGCCGACCACTGAAACCGATGCGAAAAAAGCGCTGGCAGCTTAA
- a CDS encoding substrate-binding periplasmic protein codes for MALVFILLLSLMTSRALSVEVVIEKEGKPVVFEGFKRADGAWIFNPDAQKVIKMATLDWMPYIGENVCGQGWVQQLVVGAFLQLGYQVQSHFVPWKRAVLMAESGHVDVLYPEYAIAPNAPSDIFPHKNRDELLVLSEPFSGGNVALIKRTDHEFDFNGDLLSLKAQTIGVVAGYENSPEFDALMEEGYFYISPSVDDWINIKKLHKGRINFIVADPLVVNYTVAQNMTEVEEAAFKNATEVLQPYLAVQPLYLAFSKARPEYRTHLQAFNHLIVQWRESGRMKAIRDHWIGRATEERTCVSRPVNTQ; via the coding sequence TTGGCGTTAGTGTTTATTCTGCTGTTGTCACTGATGACAAGCCGGGCGCTTTCTGTTGAAGTTGTCATTGAAAAAGAAGGTAAACCTGTCGTTTTTGAGGGATTTAAGCGAGCTGATGGTGCCTGGATATTCAATCCTGATGCTCAGAAAGTCATTAAGATGGCCACTTTAGATTGGATGCCTTATATCGGTGAAAACGTCTGTGGACAAGGCTGGGTGCAGCAATTGGTAGTGGGGGCATTTTTGCAACTTGGCTATCAGGTACAAAGCCATTTCGTGCCATGGAAGCGAGCAGTGTTGATGGCTGAGAGCGGTCATGTAGATGTTCTTTACCCCGAATATGCCATTGCACCGAATGCCCCCTCTGATATATTTCCCCACAAAAACAGAGACGAACTATTAGTTTTGTCTGAGCCCTTTTCTGGTGGCAATGTTGCTCTAATAAAACGAACCGATCATGAATTTGATTTTAATGGTGATTTGTTGTCACTGAAAGCGCAAACCATTGGAGTGGTGGCGGGCTACGAAAATTCGCCTGAATTCGATGCCCTGATGGAGGAGGGTTACTTTTATATTAGTCCTTCAGTAGATGATTGGATAAATATTAAAAAGCTACACAAAGGCCGTATTAATTTCATTGTGGCTGATCCACTTGTGGTGAATTACACCGTTGCACAAAATATGACGGAGGTCGAAGAAGCTGCTTTTAAAAATGCTACTGAAGTTTTGCAACCTTACCTGGCAGTGCAGCCTCTATACCTCGCTTTCTCAAAGGCTCGTCCTGAATACAGAACTCATCTGCAGGCATTCAATCATCTTATTGTTCAGTGGCGAGAGTCTGGTCGCATGAAGGCTATCAGAGATCACTGGATTGGCAGAGCAACAGAAGAACGTACTTGTGTTTCCAGGCCTGTAAATACTCAGTAG
- a CDS encoding NUDIX hydrolase, with translation MHLIVTQPNETSELPWNKLKRQAQRIGHHIEQQGDRIVKVICELPVQPLAIKMAKAAGGTGDNVTLMTRPEMCAEQMLSDTSEGEEKAVVVWCVSNRFFEQNIAPKLNLAEVDSVELEGIQAQCCCLIALKPATVTDLPVRVATVIPSSALPKTFTFETEQGVEQRDRPAYYYSQAGVIPWRLKGQQLQVMLITSSKNRHWGFPKGVMEPGEPPEYTAQIEARDEGGIIGDIGVRIGQFEVPKWGANCTVETFAMKVSEVLPRHIWQEHHRNRHWCSLELAKGLVKNSSFVELLNELENCYQRGEL, from the coding sequence GTGCATCTTATTGTCACTCAACCAAACGAAACATCGGAGCTTCCCTGGAACAAGTTGAAGCGGCAAGCACAAAGAATTGGTCATCATATCGAGCAGCAAGGTGATCGCATTGTGAAAGTGATTTGTGAATTACCCGTACAACCTCTGGCGATTAAAATGGCTAAAGCCGCCGGCGGAACCGGGGATAATGTGACTTTAATGACGCGTCCAGAAATGTGTGCCGAGCAAATGCTATCGGACACTTCGGAAGGAGAGGAAAAGGCGGTTGTAGTATGGTGTGTATCTAATCGTTTTTTTGAACAAAATATTGCGCCTAAATTAAATCTTGCAGAAGTGGATTCAGTTGAGCTGGAAGGCATACAAGCTCAATGCTGTTGCTTAATCGCCTTAAAACCCGCAACGGTCACTGATTTACCGGTACGAGTGGCCACAGTGATCCCATCTTCAGCACTTCCCAAAACCTTCACTTTTGAAACAGAACAGGGCGTTGAGCAGCGGGACAGACCTGCTTATTACTATAGTCAGGCTGGCGTGATCCCATGGCGTTTAAAAGGGCAACAGTTACAAGTTATGTTAATAACTTCCAGTAAAAACCGCCACTGGGGCTTTCCCAAAGGAGTAATGGAGCCGGGCGAACCACCGGAATACACTGCCCAAATTGAAGCCCGTGACGAGGGCGGGATTATAGGGGATATTGGTGTTCGCATTGGTCAATTTGAAGTACCCAAATGGGGGGCAAATTGCACGGTGGAAACCTTTGCTATGAAAGTGTCTGAGGTTCTGCCTCGCCATATCTGGCAAGAGCATCATCGCAATCGCCATTGGTGCAGTCTCGAACTGGCAAAAGGTTTGGTTAAAAATAGTAGTTTTGTTGAATTGTTAAATGAATTAGAGAATTGTTATCAGCGCGGTGAACTCTGA
- a CDS encoding mechanosensitive ion channel family protein: MEIQQEMLVDWGIKIGLALAILIVGKLIAKMVVNLVKKGLTKKGVDAAVVSFAGSIIYVIALLAVLIASMSQLGIDTTSLVAVIGAAGLAIGLALQGSLSNFASGVLIVVLRPFKAGDFVEVGSKMGTVMEIKLFATKLKTPDNKIVIVPNSSITGNAITNFSTQDTRRVDLLIGISYDADIRKAKSVIEEVVAGDERILKDPAWTIAVSELADSSVNIIVRPWVNTADYWPVYWHLIENIKIKLDENDITIPYPQMDVYLHKTEN, from the coding sequence ATGGAAATACAACAAGAGATGTTAGTGGATTGGGGTATCAAGATCGGTTTGGCATTAGCCATCCTGATTGTTGGTAAACTGATCGCCAAAATGGTTGTAAACCTGGTTAAAAAAGGTTTGACCAAAAAAGGCGTTGATGCCGCAGTAGTTAGCTTTGCCGGTAGTATTATTTATGTCATCGCCTTATTGGCGGTGTTAATTGCCTCTATGTCGCAGCTGGGCATTGATACCACGTCTCTGGTGGCAGTAATAGGTGCCGCAGGCTTAGCCATTGGTTTAGCACTGCAAGGTTCTTTATCAAACTTTGCCTCTGGGGTGCTCATTGTAGTGCTGCGTCCATTTAAAGCCGGTGATTTTGTTGAGGTGGGCAGCAAAATGGGGACAGTTATGGAAATCAAACTTTTCGCCACCAAACTGAAAACCCCTGACAATAAAATTGTCATCGTACCTAATTCTTCAATAACGGGTAATGCAATTACCAACTTTTCGACACAAGATACCCGTCGCGTAGATTTGTTAATTGGCATCAGCTACGATGCCGATATCCGCAAAGCGAAGTCGGTTATCGAAGAAGTGGTGGCTGGTGACGAGCGCATACTTAAAGATCCTGCATGGACCATTGCCGTTAGTGAATTAGCAGACTCTTCTGTTAATATCATAGTGCGTCCTTGGGTGAATACCGCTGATTACTGGCCCGTATACTGGCACCTGATTGAAAATATAAAAATTAAACTGGATGAGAACGATATCACCATTCCGTACCCGCAAATGGATGTTTATCTGCACAAAACAGAAAACTAG